Proteins from one Syngnathoides biaculeatus isolate LvHL_M chromosome 8, ASM1980259v1, whole genome shotgun sequence genomic window:
- the gemin4 gene encoding gem-associated protein 4 isoform X2 has product MDKDWAVLQGSFLLADKLCLPSSLSSLQKCDWDRVGKPILATVREICGEEEIGGHLKSKAIFWRKKLVCVVWLKLLSRENREDVEEAWRNSTFFPLQSPLPEVNHTVLMELLKSLSAADIFAHFILCLPPHQMCCDLERLTEHVKSNPVGEDDVCFFLEVWWQLWKGRHERFGDQENLEVLFANQVAHLTSQAVSLTHQASKRLKLDSPEIPHNTDVLDILLHTLTDMKDVMTKPQPCLYALSNCLDAIYTTFINYSVILPIKDKIVFLSKAMSVKEKNCGKMSPQLLQEVQRDLRASLTPTQFQPSKLTLYEALRSVAELTHFWQNHKLLKVCSGSPSSYTAFRLQQSVHRMLAALEEADMTGEEEVEKNKLRGLLASLAFPTIESSSKVNMEVAMTIISHRLEDYQDVAVLFASEKSWVVHDELWLKSLEENKSAFQQCDALIQLSFTLTSQLHSESFGVSQARRLLKVVTAVFTALSLEDKNKALGAVLRLSSKGFFGCSGSSALIAGFEQELNMAFNCIIQGGGKAPTAEGNLSTAVSLVARVAFQNPEATLRSCCHSAIFNKGVFTLMSKILQQLPGLVGVKESKSDGRRNPTRLLCRCLQEVISAKSLSDNEKEQFFKFVELLMAPIATGEGERESLLSPQELVNTFVLPYLAPSGSNAIDLDLSLELLHAALGVDVRQEVASSSGHWVLECSPFPLLYILAQFQDQTLRCWEQPPKGAAHHWSMDTKELLASVLITLAQVVGAQVDAAPSRWSRALFWLHDKMKELDWTVYFYLKPVWGGHFKNEVPTSLLAVCHLPEQDWAGLNLPQYGPGTGLLAWMECCALSDSLQSIMLTSLAVDQRQSEHVSMFSKGLLVALTQTMPWCSVPQWSRLLGALKELIASGHLHVPFSLEYVEFLPLLDLRSFSYELCLSVLMLRVLQLLCGSSCSHWVTGDCWAHIARLYAHTVRELINLLRAKLVRPASGTLTVSPSVHPSLPKGSNVSCNSFQVPKMSQDFSKDLEEGAQSVKEVPGQEILFVLSQIFCHVQHIQVMMPGGQSEPLFLSSLEILSYYQTVMSAFPGCSTPLENENTKHFFYTITDNLENQEMKSVLQQKIAHLAICPA; this is encoded by the exons ATGGATAAAG ACTGGGCCGTTCTTCAAGGATCTTTCCTCCTGGCTGACAAGTTATGTCTACCGTCCTCGCTGAGCTCACTTCAGAAATGTGACTGGGACAGGGTGGGCAAGCCAATCTTGGCCACAGTGAGGGAAATCTGTGGCGAGGAGGAGATCGGTGGTCATCTGAAGAGCAAGGCTATCTTCTGGAGGAAAAAGTTAGTTTGTGTTGTATGGTTGAAGTTGTTGAGCAGGGAGAATAGAGAGGACGTGGAGGAGGCATGGAGGAACAGCACCTTTTTCCCTCTACAGAGTCCCCTTCCAGAAGTCAATCACACTGTCCTGATGGAACTGCTCAAATCCCTGTCAGCGGCAGATATATTTGCTCATTTTATACTGTGTCTTCCTCCGCATCAGATGTGTTGTGACCTGGAACGGTTGACAGAGCATGTGAAAAGCAATCCTGTGGGTGAGGATGATGTCTGTTTCTTTCTTGAGGTGTGGTGGCAACTGTGGAAAGGCAGACATGAGCGGTTTGGAGATCAGGAAAACCTTGAAGTGTTGTTTGCTAACCAGGTTGCTCATCTTACTTCTCAGGCTGTTAGTTTGACTCATCAGGCCTCCAAGAGGCTGAAACTAGACTCACCGGAAATACCACACAACACGGATGTCCTAGACATTCTCCTTCACACGCTCACAGATATGAAAGATGTCATGACTAAACCGCAGCCCTGCTTGTATGCGCTCTCTAACTGCCTTGATGCTATTTACACAACTTTCATCAATTATTCGGTCATCCTTCCTatcaaagacaagattgtcttCCTGTCAAAAGCCATGAGTGTCAAAGAGAAGAATTGTGGCAAAATGAGTCCACAGCTTCTGCAAGAGGTTCAGCGAGACCTTCGTGCCTCTTTAACTCCAACCCAGTTTCAGCCGAGCAAATTAACCCTTTATGAAGCCTTGAGGAGTGTGGCAGAGCTCACCCATTTCTGGCAAAACCACAAGTTGCTAAAAGTGTGTAGTGGCTCTCCTTCAAGTTACACAGCTTTTAGACTACAGCAAAGTGTCCACAGAATGCTGGCAGCTCTGGAAGAAGCCGACATGACGGGAGAAGAAGAGGTCGAGAAGAATAAACTCCGAGGTTTACTCGCATCACTGGCTTTCCCCACTATAGAGAGCTCCTCTAAGGTTAATATGGAGGTTGCCATGACTATCATAAGTCACCGGCTGGAGGACTATCAAGATGTCGCTGTATTGTTTGCCAGCGAGAAGAGTTGGGTGGTCCATGATGAGCTGTGGCTCAAATCCCTCGAAGAGAACAAATCAGCCTTCCAGCAGTGTGACGCGCTAATCCAATTATCCTTCACCCTCACGAGTCAACTCCACAGCGAGAGCTTCGGCGTGAGCCAGGCCAGGAGGCTGCTCAAAGTTGTCACAGCTGTGTTCACTGCACTCTCTTTGGAAGACAAGAATAAAGCTTTGGGTGCAGTTCTGAGATTATCCAGCAAGGGCTTCTTTGGCTGCTCGGGGTCCTCCGCTCTGATCGCCGGCTTTGAGCAAGAGCTTAACATGGCTTTCAACTGCATCATCCAGGGAGGAGGCAAAGCACCGACAGCAGAGGGCAACCTCAGTACAGCAGTATCTTTAGTCGCCAGAGTGGCCTTCCAGAACCCAGAGGCTACTTTGAGATCCTGCTGCCATTCTGCCATCTTTAATAAAGGGGTGTTCACTCTCATGAGTAAGATCCTGCAGCAGTTGCCCGGACTTGTAGGTGTGAAAGAAAGCAAAAGCGACGGGAGAAGAAATCCAACACGTCTCCTCTGCCGGTGTCTGCAGGAAGTAATAAGCGCCAAATCACTCTCGGACAATGAAAAGGAACAGTTCTTTAAGTTTGTGGAGCTGTTAATGGCGCCAATTGCAACAGGtgaaggggagagagagagcctTCTGTCACCTCAGGAGCTTGTCAACACTTTCGTCCTGCCTTACTTAGCTCCCTCAG GCAGCAACGCGATTGATCTCGATCTAAGTCTGGAACTTCTCCACGCTGCCTTGGGCGTGGACGTTCGGCAGGAGGTAGCTTCTTCGTCAGGCCACTGGGTGCTGGAATGCTCTCCTTTTCCTCTGCTCTACATCCTTGCTCAGTTTCAGGACCAGACCCTCAG GTGTTGGGAGCAACCACCCAAGGGCGCTGCCCACCATTGGTCCATGGACACCAAAGAGCTGCTGGCATCGGTACTGATCACACTGGCACAGGTAGTGGGTGCCCAGGTGGATGCTGCTCCAAGTCGCTGGTCCAGAGCTCTGTTCTGGCTGCATGATAAGATGAAGGAACTGGACTGGACTGTTTACTTCTACCTGAAACCTGTGTGGGGTGGACACTTCAAAAATGAAGTTCCCACATCTCTGTTGGCAGTGTGTCATCTTCCTGAGCAG GATTGGGCGGGTCTTAACCTCCCCCAGTATGGACCCGGCACAGGTCTTTTGGCGTGGATGGAGTGCTGCGCATTGTCAGACTCCCTCCAGTCTATCATGTTGACTTCCCTGGCTGTGGACCAGCGTCAGTCTGAACACGTCAGCATGTTCAGTAAGGGCCTCCTGGTGGCGCTGACCCAGACCATGCCCTGGTGTTCCGTACCCCAATGGAGCAGATTACTTGGCGCCTTAAAGGAACTGATTGCTTCAGGTCATCTCCATGTGCCTTTCTCGCTGGAGTATGTGGAATTCCTGCCCCTTCTAGACCTGAGAAGCTTTTCTTATGAACTCTGCCTTTCTGTCCTCATGCTCAGAGTCTTGCAGTTGCTCTGCGGATCCAGCTGTTCTCACTGGGTGACAGGAGATTGCTGGGCCCACATTGCAAGATTATATGCTCACACGGTGAGGGAGCTGATTAACTTGTTAAGAGCCAAATTAGTCCGCCCTGCATCCGGCACTCTTACAGTCTCCCCGAGTGTACATCCTTCACTACCAAAAGGTTCAAATGTATCCTGCAATTCATTCCAAGTTCCTAAAATGTCCCAAGACTTTTCAAAAGACCTTGAAGAAGGTGCACAGAGTGTCAAGGAGGTTCCAGGTCAGGAGATCCTTTTCGTTCTCAGTCAGATCTTCTGTCATGTTCAACACATCCAG GTGATGATGCCCGGAGGTCAGAGTGAACCCCTCTTCCTGTCTAGCTTGGAGATCCTCAGTTACTACCAGACCGTCATGTCCGCTTTCCCCGGCTGCAGCACCCCACTGGAGAACGAAAACACCAAGCACTTCTTCTACACCATTACAGACAACCTGGAGAACCAAGAGATGAAGTCTGTTCTACAGCAGAAGATCGCTCACCTTGCAATATGTCCTGCATGA